In a genomic window of Leifsonia xyli subsp. cynodontis DSM 46306:
- a CDS encoding LemA family protein, protein MEWLIPVIIVVVIAAIVGIYLWATYNSLVTLKVRVDEAWSDITVQLKRRADLIPNLIETVKAYAAHEKGVFESVTRARSETLTAQTPGEASAAEGHMQTALKSIFAVAEAYPQLQASQNFLRLQADLVDTEDKIQASRRFYNGGVREFNTKITVFPNNLFARRLGFTEREFFEVDNLAAIAEPPRVHF, encoded by the coding sequence ATGGAATGGCTCATTCCGGTCATCATCGTCGTGGTGATCGCCGCGATCGTCGGAATCTACCTCTGGGCCACCTACAACTCGCTCGTCACCCTCAAGGTGCGCGTGGACGAGGCGTGGAGCGACATCACCGTGCAGCTCAAGCGACGTGCCGATCTCATCCCCAACCTGATCGAGACGGTGAAAGCCTACGCGGCCCACGAGAAGGGCGTCTTCGAGTCCGTCACGCGGGCGCGCTCCGAGACTCTGACCGCTCAGACGCCGGGCGAGGCGTCCGCGGCCGAGGGGCACATGCAGACGGCGCTGAAGAGCATTTTCGCGGTGGCCGAGGCGTACCCGCAGCTGCAGGCCAGCCAGAACTTCCTGCGGCTCCAGGCCGACCTGGTGGACACCGAGGACAAGATCCAGGCGTCGCGCCGTTTCTACAATGGCGGGGTCCGCGAGTTCAACACGAAGATCACGGTGTTCCCCAACAACCTCTTCGCGCGGCGGCTCGGATTCACCGAGCGCGAGTTCTTCGAGGTCGACAACCTGGCGGCGATCGCCGAGCCGCCGCGCGTCCATTTCTAG
- a CDS encoding tyrosine-type recombinase/integrase yields the protein MATITPYDTAKGKRYRVRYRKPDGSQTDKRGFRTKREAELFAASVMVKRAAGEYIDPTRTRVTVESRAVPWLAGKKVALKPSAYRVLEITWRLHVEPQWGNVQLVRIEHSAVQEWVTKLSAKRSASVTLRAYGILAGILDVAVKDRRVVHNAARGVNLLRKGKKAHVYLTHEQVDALAREAGQHATLIRMLAYTGMRWGEASGLRVKHLDMLRRRLQIDENAVKVGKEVIVGTPKSHKARSVPFPQFLAEGLAKQCDGKTREQLVVGDGRNHITTPDWSGGWFVYAKKRSGVPIELTIHDLRHTAASLSIAAGANVKAVQRMLGHASAAMTLDVYGHLFDDDLDTVSAALHNAVRVSNVGKKWANR from the coding sequence ATGGCTACGATCACTCCCTATGACACAGCGAAGGGGAAACGGTATCGGGTCAGATACCGGAAGCCCGACGGGTCGCAAACCGACAAGCGTGGGTTCCGCACCAAGCGAGAGGCCGAGCTGTTCGCCGCCAGCGTCATGGTGAAGCGTGCCGCTGGCGAGTACATCGACCCGACCAGGACGCGGGTGACGGTCGAGAGCCGGGCGGTCCCGTGGTTGGCGGGTAAGAAGGTCGCGTTGAAGCCATCAGCGTACAGGGTGTTGGAGATTACCTGGCGGTTGCATGTGGAGCCGCAGTGGGGGAATGTGCAGCTGGTTCGCATAGAGCATTCCGCAGTGCAGGAGTGGGTGACTAAGTTGTCGGCGAAGAGGTCCGCGAGTGTGACCTTGAGAGCGTACGGGATTCTCGCCGGAATCCTCGACGTGGCCGTGAAGGACCGGCGTGTCGTCCACAACGCGGCTCGGGGTGTGAATTTACTACGCAAAGGTAAAAAGGCGCACGTCTACCTCACCCACGAGCAGGTCGACGCGCTCGCGCGGGAGGCCGGCCAGCACGCCACGCTCATCCGCATGCTCGCCTACACCGGTATGCGGTGGGGCGAGGCGTCCGGGCTGAGAGTGAAGCACCTCGATATGCTGCGCCGACGACTACAGATCGATGAGAATGCCGTGAAGGTCGGCAAGGAGGTCATCGTCGGCACGCCGAAATCGCACAAGGCGCGGTCGGTGCCGTTCCCGCAGTTCCTCGCCGAGGGTTTGGCTAAGCAGTGCGATGGCAAGACCCGCGAGCAGCTCGTGGTCGGCGATGGCCGCAATCACATCACGACGCCGGATTGGTCGGGTGGATGGTTCGTCTACGCGAAGAAGCGCTCCGGCGTTCCTATAGAGCTGACGATCCATGATCTGCGCCACACAGCCGCGTCCCTGTCGATCGCAGCCGGCGCGAACGTCAAGGCCGTGCAGCGGATGCTCGGTCACGCCTCTGCGGCCATGACACTCGACGTGTATGGGCACCTGTTCGACGACGACCTCGATACTGTCTCCGCAGCTCTACACAACGCTGTACGTGTTTCAAATGTGGGCAAAAAGTGGGCAAACCGGTAG
- a CDS encoding O-methyltransferase gives MSDKESNWRFADDAIVEGEVIARARQQSLELGVEPIAPSTGAQAAVVVAATAAENIVEIGTGVGVSGLWLLRGGTSAQLTSIDIEVDYQQHARAFFTEAGIPASRVRLITGRALDVLPRMNEGSYDIVFVDADPASVIEYVEHGLRLVRPGGTVLVPHALWRGRVADPAARDEVATGFRTLITETAASGAVISALSPAADGLLQITKLTP, from the coding sequence GTGTCAGACAAGGAATCGAACTGGAGATTCGCCGATGACGCGATCGTCGAAGGCGAGGTGATCGCCCGGGCACGGCAGCAGTCGCTCGAACTCGGGGTCGAGCCGATCGCGCCGAGCACCGGCGCGCAGGCGGCCGTCGTGGTCGCCGCGACAGCGGCCGAGAACATCGTCGAGATCGGCACCGGAGTCGGCGTCTCGGGGCTCTGGCTGCTGCGCGGCGGCACCAGCGCCCAGCTGACCTCCATCGACATCGAAGTGGACTACCAGCAGCACGCGCGCGCCTTCTTCACCGAGGCGGGCATCCCGGCCAGCCGTGTGCGCCTCATCACCGGGCGAGCGCTGGACGTGCTGCCCCGGATGAACGAGGGCTCCTACGACATCGTCTTCGTCGACGCCGACCCGGCCTCGGTGATCGAGTATGTCGAACACGGCCTGCGCCTGGTGCGTCCCGGAGGCACCGTCCTGGTGCCGCACGCGCTCTGGCGCGGCCGCGTCGCCGACCCCGCGGCGCGCGACGAGGTGGCGACCGGGTTCCGGACGCTGATCACCGAGACCGCGGCGTCCGGCGCCGTCATCAGCGCTCTGTCTCCGGCCGCTGACGGTCTGCTACAGATCACGAAGCTGACGCCGTAG
- a CDS encoding Mrp/NBP35 family ATP-binding protein: MKGSGRANRPVPDLQEEIRRALGGVLDPEIRKPVTELDMIGGVEVAADGHASVDVKLTIAGCPAADAIERDVRAATANVPGVTGVTVEVSVMTPAERKALTEKLRGGRSERVPPFGPGSLTRVYAVTSGKGGVGKSTITANLAVALTQRGLRVGVVDADVHGFSLPGILGLTDENGVAQRPTRVNDMILPPIAHGVKVVSIGMFVDSPSAAVAWRGPMLHRTIQQFLGDVFFGDLDILLLDLPPGTGDIALTVGQLLPQAEVLVVTTPQRSAADVAERSGVVARQTGQRVVGVIENMAGLVQPDGSVLELFGSGGGEEVARRLSAGQDHPVPLLASVPLSVPLRAGGDAGAPLVVTDPQDAAAMAISAVADRLATRGRGLAGRKLGLSVRSS, translated from the coding sequence ATGAAGGGGTCGGGGAGGGCGAACCGGCCCGTGCCTGACCTGCAAGAGGAGATCCGGCGCGCCCTCGGCGGGGTGCTCGACCCCGAGATCCGCAAGCCCGTGACCGAGCTGGACATGATCGGCGGGGTCGAGGTGGCCGCCGACGGACACGCGAGCGTCGACGTCAAGCTGACCATCGCCGGCTGTCCCGCCGCCGATGCGATCGAACGGGACGTCCGCGCGGCGACCGCGAATGTCCCCGGCGTGACCGGAGTGACGGTGGAGGTCTCCGTCATGACCCCGGCCGAGCGCAAAGCCCTCACCGAGAAGCTCCGCGGCGGACGCTCCGAGCGCGTCCCGCCGTTCGGCCCCGGCTCGCTCACGCGCGTCTACGCCGTGACCAGCGGCAAGGGCGGCGTCGGGAAGTCCACCATCACCGCGAACCTCGCCGTGGCGCTCACCCAACGGGGGCTGAGGGTCGGGGTCGTGGACGCGGACGTCCACGGGTTCTCCCTCCCCGGCATCCTCGGCCTGACCGATGAGAACGGTGTCGCACAGCGCCCGACGCGCGTGAACGACATGATCCTGCCGCCGATCGCCCACGGCGTGAAGGTGGTCTCGATCGGCATGTTCGTGGACTCGCCCTCCGCCGCGGTCGCCTGGCGGGGGCCGATGCTGCACCGCACCATCCAGCAGTTCCTCGGGGATGTGTTCTTCGGCGACCTCGACATCCTGCTCCTGGATCTTCCGCCGGGAACCGGGGACATCGCCCTCACCGTGGGGCAGCTCCTGCCTCAGGCTGAGGTCCTCGTGGTGACCACCCCGCAGCGCTCGGCGGCGGATGTCGCCGAACGCAGCGGGGTCGTCGCCCGTCAGACCGGTCAGAGAGTGGTCGGCGTCATCGAGAACATGGCCGGTCTTGTGCAACCGGACGGCAGCGTCCTCGAACTCTTCGGCTCCGGTGGTGGCGAGGAGGTCGCTCGGCGGCTCTCCGCAGGCCAGGACCACCCGGTTCCGCTGCTCGCGAGCGTCCCGCTCAGCGTCCCGCTGCGGGCCGGCGGCGACGCGGGGGCTCCCCTGGTCGTGACGGACCCGCAGGACGCCGCCGCCATGGCTATCAGCGCGGTCGCCGACCGACTCGCAACACGGGGACGGGGGCTCGCCGGCCGGAAGCTCGGGCTCTCAGTACGCTCGAGCTAG
- the dapD gene encoding 2,3,4,5-tetrahydropyridine-2,6-dicarboxylate N-succinyltransferase yields MPSDVSREFAAPVHTAAPRTAWGYGLATVAGDGTVLDTWFREPQLGGIPAGREKWIVPGGLEGLAAPDPRRNVTVDIVTVEINLDAAPASTPDAYLRLHILSHLLARPNTVNLDGVFGHLPIVAWTNGGPVLPDDLDRLRPALQRAGLHVTAIDKFPRMLDYVTPDRVRIADASRVRLGAHLAPGTTVMHEGFVNFNAGTLGASMIEGRVSQGVVVGDGSDIGGGASIMGTLSGGGVQRVSIGERALLGANSGIGISIGDDTVVEAGLYVTAGTKVVVVDGPVDASGRPQTVKAVELSGAHGLLFRRNSVTGAVEVLRRAGTGVHLNTALHA; encoded by the coding sequence ATGCCTTCCGATGTCTCCCGTGAATTCGCCGCGCCCGTCCACACCGCCGCCCCGAGGACGGCCTGGGGCTACGGGCTCGCGACGGTCGCCGGCGACGGCACCGTCCTCGACACCTGGTTCCGCGAGCCGCAGCTCGGCGGCATCCCGGCCGGGCGCGAGAAGTGGATCGTGCCCGGCGGTCTGGAGGGGCTCGCCGCGCCGGACCCGCGGCGGAACGTCACGGTGGACATCGTCACCGTCGAGATCAACCTGGATGCCGCTCCCGCGTCCACGCCCGACGCCTACCTCCGCCTCCACATCCTCTCGCACCTCCTCGCCCGCCCGAACACAGTGAATCTGGATGGCGTCTTCGGGCACCTCCCGATCGTCGCATGGACGAACGGCGGGCCCGTGCTGCCGGACGACCTTGACCGGCTGCGCCCGGCGCTGCAGCGCGCCGGCCTCCACGTCACCGCCATCGACAAGTTCCCTCGCATGCTGGACTATGTCACCCCCGACCGCGTCCGCATCGCCGACGCCTCCCGCGTCCGGCTCGGCGCCCACCTCGCCCCCGGAACCACCGTCATGCACGAGGGGTTCGTCAACTTCAACGCCGGAACGCTCGGCGCCTCGATGATCGAGGGCCGTGTCTCTCAGGGCGTCGTGGTCGGCGACGGCTCGGACATCGGGGGCGGCGCGTCCATCATGGGGACACTCTCCGGCGGCGGGGTCCAGCGGGTGTCCATCGGAGAGCGGGCACTGCTGGGCGCGAACTCCGGCATCGGCATCTCGATCGGGGACGACACTGTGGTCGAGGCCGGACTGTACGTGACCGCCGGGACGAAGGTCGTCGTGGTCGACGGGCCGGTGGACGCGAGCGGACGCCCGCAGACGGTGAAAGCCGTCGAGCTCTCCGGCGCACACGGACTGCTGTTCCGACGCAACTCGGTCACCGGGGCCGTCGAAGTCTTGCGCCGCGCGGGCACCGGCGTCCACCTCAACACCGCCCTCCACGCCTAA
- a CDS encoding DUF3117 domain-containing protein encodes MAAMKPRTGDGPMEAVKEGRLIIVRVPLEGGGRLVVSVNDAEAKELHDALASVVGAS; translated from the coding sequence ATGGCGGCCATGAAGCCGAGGACTGGGGACGGGCCCATGGAGGCTGTGAAGGAGGGGCGGCTCATCATCGTGCGGGTCCCGCTCGAAGGAGGCGGTCGTCTCGTCGTCTCCGTCAACGATGCGGAGGCGAAAGAACTCCACGATGCGCTCGCGAGTGTCGTGGGCGCTTCCTGA
- a CDS encoding Ig-like domain-containing protein, translated as MGSFAAAPIALLLVAMALSAPTGPAAATTAVSPRSSTPTASAASADTATPSPTPTPSAPRLDPAPSDLVVSFPLTVSGTASPGDVIAVSGGSSPGADTSCTATADSDGRFSCALRRLPDGSRVPVRAESRATGLSDSWQAQVLSPPAITTADGTATGGGIRGTAFPGATVTVASETGAQCTFPADGAGTWGCVIGGMPDGRHTITATQVAPFSTTRSGRSASVSIVLDTVPPPAPTITAPRLGSSVANGGAFGFGGAGESGGEVTVYASTLSGTTVACVSPVTDGVWSCAGALPPGGYRVSALQRDAAGNVSAGSNTIAVTVQNAVATAPPSSRKPAAGPSPTPTPTVPAPAPPSDPERPDTKGWTETPFSTASAPAVDAASVPGWLRSLALAVAALLLLALPAQLLAAALARRRSRAASRPALPSVFGRNRTRAELAEADAVLGGQRWPRGSALSEASGLSVPATTAPQPLWLAPVVGVVAAALVTLSTSVQDAVAYIRLLFAVALAVAAVNAVGVLAARAMARHLGRSAPPVVVRPLLLMAVAATAVGSRLFGFEPALLFGLVVGVLLPDGRARVARGRIAAVQLCAIAALGVLAWLAVGVLPSPSGGVSAFLVEFANALSLLGIGSAAVALLPIGGLPGRAVFLWVRPLWLGLGLLVYTMLFALLLPVASLIRNGTGLVAILGAALVFAVLSVSVWLWERYIEPAR; from the coding sequence ATGGGATCGTTCGCGGCTGCGCCCATCGCGCTGCTGCTGGTGGCGATGGCGCTCAGCGCTCCGACGGGGCCGGCTGCGGCAACGACAGCAGTCTCCCCCAGATCCTCCACTCCCACCGCGTCGGCGGCCTCCGCCGACACCGCCACACCGAGCCCGACGCCGACCCCGTCGGCCCCGCGGCTCGACCCGGCGCCCTCGGACCTCGTCGTCTCCTTCCCGCTCACGGTCTCCGGAACGGCCAGCCCCGGCGACGTCATCGCGGTCTCGGGCGGGTCCTCTCCGGGCGCGGACACCAGCTGCACCGCGACCGCCGACAGCGACGGCCGCTTCAGCTGCGCCCTCCGCCGTCTGCCGGACGGCAGCCGCGTGCCCGTGCGCGCCGAATCCCGCGCGACCGGGCTGTCCGACAGCTGGCAGGCGCAGGTGCTCTCGCCTCCGGCGATCACCACCGCGGACGGCACGGCGACCGGCGGCGGCATCCGTGGGACAGCCTTCCCCGGCGCAACCGTGACCGTCGCCTCCGAGACCGGCGCCCAGTGTACGTTCCCGGCAGACGGGGCCGGAACCTGGGGATGCGTCATCGGCGGGATGCCGGACGGACGGCACACGATCACCGCGACGCAAGTCGCCCCATTCTCGACGACACGCTCCGGGCGCAGCGCCAGCGTCTCGATCGTCCTCGACACCGTCCCACCGCCCGCCCCCACCATCACCGCGCCCCGTCTGGGCTCCTCCGTCGCGAACGGCGGAGCGTTCGGCTTCGGCGGCGCCGGCGAGTCCGGCGGCGAGGTCACGGTCTACGCGAGCACCCTGTCCGGCACGACCGTCGCCTGCGTCTCGCCCGTCACCGACGGCGTCTGGTCGTGCGCCGGCGCGCTGCCGCCCGGCGGATACCGCGTCTCAGCGTTGCAGCGGGATGCCGCCGGCAATGTCAGCGCCGGAAGCAACACCATCGCGGTCACGGTTCAGAACGCCGTCGCGACCGCTCCGCCGTCCTCCCGGAAACCGGCGGCCGGACCTTCGCCGACTCCGACGCCGACCGTCCCCGCGCCGGCCCCGCCCTCCGACCCCGAGCGTCCCGACACCAAGGGCTGGACCGAAACCCCGTTCTCGACGGCCTCCGCACCCGCCGTCGACGCCGCCTCCGTTCCGGGCTGGCTCCGCTCGCTCGCTCTCGCCGTCGCCGCACTCCTGCTCCTGGCTTTGCCGGCTCAGCTGCTCGCGGCCGCGCTGGCGCGCCGCCGCTCGCGGGCCGCCTCGCGCCCCGCGCTCCCCTCCGTCTTCGGGCGCAACCGCACCCGGGCCGAGCTGGCCGAGGCCGACGCTGTGCTCGGCGGGCAGCGCTGGCCGAGGGGCTCCGCGCTGTCGGAGGCCTCCGGACTCTCCGTGCCCGCGACGACGGCGCCCCAGCCGCTCTGGCTGGCGCCGGTCGTCGGTGTCGTGGCCGCCGCTCTGGTGACCCTGTCGACCTCCGTGCAGGATGCCGTCGCCTACATCCGGCTGCTGTTCGCCGTCGCGCTGGCTGTCGCCGCCGTCAATGCCGTCGGGGTGCTCGCCGCACGCGCGATGGCGCGGCACTTGGGCAGATCCGCACCTCCCGTGGTCGTGCGCCCGCTCCTGCTCATGGCCGTGGCGGCGACGGCTGTGGGGTCGCGTCTGTTCGGGTTCGAGCCCGCACTGCTGTTCGGTCTGGTGGTGGGAGTGCTGCTCCCGGACGGCCGCGCCCGGGTGGCGCGCGGACGGATCGCCGCCGTGCAGCTCTGCGCCATCGCCGCCCTCGGTGTGCTCGCCTGGCTCGCCGTCGGTGTACTCCCGTCGCCCTCGGGCGGGGTCTCCGCTTTCTTGGTGGAGTTCGCGAACGCGCTCTCACTGCTGGGCATCGGGTCCGCCGCCGTCGCGCTTCTGCCGATCGGCGGGCTTCCTGGCCGCGCGGTCTTCCTCTGGGTGCGGCCGCTGTGGCTCGGACTGGGCCTGCTCGTGTACACGATGCTGTTCGCGCTCCTGCTGCCGGTGGCCTCCCTCATCCGGAACGGCACAGGCCTCGTCGCGATCCTCGGCGCCGCGCTCGTGTTCGCCGTGCTGAGCGTCAGCGTGTGGCTGTGGGAGCGCTACATCGAACCGGCGCGCTGA
- the dapE gene encoding succinyl-diaminopimelate desuccinylase — protein sequence MPLDLTATSTDLTRQICDIETVSGNEKPLADAIEAALAPLPHLELIRDGDTVVARTDLGRERRAIIAGHIDTVPLNGNLPTRFAEEDGTRFLWGRGTVDMKAGVAVQLKLAAELTAPAVDVTWMWYDHEEVNAELNGLGRLARNRPDLFTGDFAILGEPSNGVIEGGCNGNLRVEVRAFGRRSHSARGWVGENAIHKVAPILDTLAAYQPREVEVEGLIYREGLNAVGITGDVAGNVIPDECMVHLNYRFAPSRTSEEAIEHLRELFGDYELTVVDCADGARPGLDAPLAREFVAAVGGVAKPKYGWTDVARFSALGIPAVNYGPGDPLRAHADDERVDVGQIAAVEAGLHAWLTGSGTR from the coding sequence GTGCCTTTGGACCTCACCGCCACCTCCACCGACCTCACCCGCCAGATCTGCGACATCGAGACCGTCTCCGGGAACGAGAAGCCGCTGGCCGACGCCATCGAAGCCGCTCTCGCGCCGCTGCCGCATCTGGAGCTGATCCGCGATGGCGACACCGTCGTCGCCCGCACAGACCTCGGCCGCGAGCGTCGCGCGATCATCGCCGGCCACATCGACACAGTGCCGCTGAACGGCAACCTGCCCACACGGTTCGCGGAGGAAGACGGCACCCGCTTCCTGTGGGGCCGTGGGACGGTCGATATGAAGGCGGGCGTCGCCGTGCAGCTCAAGCTCGCCGCCGAACTCACCGCCCCCGCGGTCGATGTGACCTGGATGTGGTACGACCACGAGGAGGTCAACGCCGAGCTGAACGGTCTCGGCCGGCTCGCGCGCAATCGGCCCGACCTGTTCACGGGCGACTTCGCCATCCTGGGCGAGCCGAGCAACGGCGTGATCGAGGGCGGCTGCAACGGCAACCTGCGCGTGGAGGTGCGAGCGTTCGGGCGGCGCTCGCACTCGGCGCGCGGCTGGGTGGGGGAGAACGCCATCCACAAGGTCGCGCCCATTCTGGACACCCTCGCCGCCTATCAGCCGCGCGAGGTGGAGGTGGAGGGGCTGATCTACCGCGAAGGGCTCAACGCGGTCGGCATCACTGGGGACGTTGCGGGCAACGTCATCCCGGACGAGTGCATGGTCCATCTCAACTACCGCTTCGCCCCTTCGCGCACTTCGGAGGAGGCCATCGAGCACCTGCGCGAGCTGTTCGGAGACTACGAGCTCACCGTGGTCGACTGTGCCGACGGCGCCCGGCCGGGCCTGGACGCGCCGCTCGCGAGGGAGTTCGTGGCCGCGGTCGGCGGTGTCGCCAAGCCGAAGTACGGCTGGACCGATGTCGCCCGCTTCAGCGCCCTCGGCATCCCCGCTGTGAACTACGGCCCGGGCGATCCGCTGCGAGCGCATGCCGACGACGAGCGGGTGGACGTCGGCCAGATCGCGGCCGTGGAGGCCGGACTCCATGCCTGGCTCACTGGTTCCGGCACGCGCTGA
- a CDS encoding twin-arginine translocase TatA/TatE family subunit encodes MFGLTFDKLLIVAVIAVFLIGPERLPGYAAKLGEFVRSLRGFADGAKSRMREEMGSEFDDVDWKKLDPRQYDPRRIIREALLEDMPAPASSIKPVTQQAAEPRRPALPPGTLPPFDAEAT; translated from the coding sequence GTGTTCGGTCTGACATTCGACAAGCTCCTGATCGTGGCGGTGATCGCCGTCTTCCTGATCGGTCCTGAGCGTCTGCCCGGATACGCGGCCAAACTGGGCGAGTTCGTCCGCTCCCTGCGCGGGTTCGCCGATGGCGCGAAATCGCGTATGCGCGAGGAGATGGGTTCGGAGTTCGACGATGTCGACTGGAAGAAGCTCGACCCCCGCCAATACGACCCGCGCCGCATCATCCGCGAGGCTCTGCTCGAGGATATGCCCGCTCCGGCGTCCTCGATCAAGCCGGTGACACAGCAGGCCGCCGAGCCGCGGCGCCCGGCGCTTCCGCCGGGAACGCTGCCGCCCTTCGACGCGGAGGCCACCTGA
- a CDS encoding polyribonucleotide nucleotidyltransferase — MEGPEITFAEAVLDNGRFGTRTVRFETGRLAQQAQGAVAAYLDEETMLLSATSASKHPKDNFDFFPLTVDVEERSYAAGKIPGSFFRREGRPSTEAILVCRLIDRPLRPSFVDGLRNEVQIVITVLSIAPDEFYDALAINAASASTQISGLPFSGPVAGVRLALIPGNGQHEDQWIAFPKASQLEEAVFDLVVAGRVLTNEDGTEGDVAIMMVEAEATEGSWNLIQGGAVKPNEEVVAQGLEAAKPFIRQLVGAQAALAKQSAKAIADYPVFLHYSQEAYDSVAALAYDELVNVYQIADKVERQNADDALKERVKAALAEKVEAGALDAEALTQFSAAYKSVSKVVMRGRVLREGVRIDGRGLTDIRPLDAEVQVIPRVHGSAIFQRGETQILGVTTLNMLKMEQQIDSLSPVTKKRYLHHYNFPPYSTGETGRVGSPKRREIGHGFLAERALVPVLPSREEFPYAIRQVSEALSSNGSTSMGSVCASTLSLLNAGVPLRAPVAGIAMGLISDVVDGETRYAALTDILGAEDALGDMDFKVAGTSEFVTAIQLDTKLDGIPSSVLASALKQAKDARTTILSVLDAAIDAPDEMAPTAPRVISVQIPVDKIGELIGPKGKTINAIQDETGADISIEEDGTVYIGAVDGPSAEAARAQVNAIANPTNPEVGEQFLGTVVKNAAFGAFVSLLPGKDGLLHISEVRKLAGGKRVESVDDVLSIGQKILVEITKIDDRGKLSLAPVLADEAETHGRDAASEGPEAPAEG; from the coding sequence TTGGAAGGTCCCGAAATCACATTCGCCGAAGCCGTGCTCGACAATGGCCGCTTCGGCACCCGCACCGTCCGGTTCGAGACCGGGCGACTCGCTCAGCAGGCGCAGGGCGCCGTCGCCGCCTACCTCGACGAGGAGACCATGCTGCTGAGCGCGACGAGCGCCAGCAAGCACCCGAAGGACAACTTCGACTTCTTTCCACTGACCGTCGACGTGGAGGAGCGTTCCTACGCGGCCGGCAAGATCCCCGGTTCGTTCTTCCGCCGTGAGGGCCGCCCGTCGACCGAGGCCATCCTGGTCTGCCGCCTGATCGACCGCCCGCTGCGTCCGTCGTTCGTCGACGGCCTCCGCAACGAGGTCCAGATCGTCATCACCGTCCTCAGCATCGCGCCGGACGAGTTCTACGACGCCCTGGCGATCAACGCGGCCAGCGCGTCCACGCAGATCTCCGGTCTACCGTTCTCCGGACCCGTGGCGGGTGTGCGCCTTGCGCTCATCCCCGGCAACGGCCAGCACGAAGACCAGTGGATCGCCTTCCCGAAGGCCTCGCAGCTGGAGGAGGCCGTGTTCGACCTCGTCGTGGCCGGACGGGTGCTGACCAACGAGGACGGCACCGAGGGCGACGTCGCGATCATGATGGTCGAGGCGGAGGCCACCGAGGGCAGCTGGAACCTCATCCAGGGCGGCGCTGTGAAGCCGAACGAGGAGGTCGTCGCCCAGGGCCTGGAGGCGGCCAAGCCGTTCATCCGCCAGCTCGTCGGCGCCCAGGCGGCCCTCGCGAAGCAGTCCGCGAAGGCGATCGCCGACTACCCGGTGTTCCTGCACTACTCGCAGGAGGCCTACGACAGCGTCGCCGCTCTGGCCTACGACGAACTCGTGAACGTCTACCAGATCGCCGACAAGGTCGAGCGTCAGAACGCGGACGACGCCCTCAAGGAGCGGGTCAAGGCCGCCCTCGCCGAGAAGGTGGAGGCCGGCGCGCTCGACGCCGAGGCGCTCACGCAGTTCTCGGCGGCGTACAAGTCCGTCTCGAAGGTCGTCATGCGCGGCCGCGTCCTCCGCGAGGGCGTTCGCATCGACGGCCGCGGCCTGACCGACATCCGCCCGCTCGACGCCGAGGTGCAGGTCATCCCGCGCGTCCACGGCTCGGCGATCTTCCAGCGCGGCGAGACCCAGATCCTGGGCGTCACCACCCTGAACATGCTCAAAATGGAGCAGCAGATCGACTCGCTCTCGCCGGTCACCAAGAAGCGCTACCTGCACCACTACAACTTCCCGCCGTACTCGACCGGTGAGACCGGTCGCGTCGGCTCCCCGAAGCGTCGCGAGATCGGGCACGGCTTCCTCGCCGAGCGTGCGCTGGTTCCGGTGCTGCCGAGCCGCGAGGAGTTCCCGTACGCGATCCGTCAGGTCTCCGAGGCGCTGAGCTCCAACGGCTCGACCTCGATGGGCTCGGTCTGCGCGTCCACCCTGTCGCTGCTGAACGCCGGTGTGCCGCTGCGCGCCCCGGTCGCCGGCATCGCCATGGGCCTGATCTCCGACGTCGTCGACGGTGAGACCCGCTACGCGGCGCTGACCGACATCCTGGGCGCGGAGGACGCGCTCGGCGACATGGACTTCAAAGTCGCCGGCACCAGCGAGTTCGTCACTGCCATCCAGCTCGACACGAAGCTCGACGGCATCCCGTCGTCGGTGCTCGCCAGCGCCCTGAAGCAGGCGAAAGACGCCCGCACCACGATCCTGAGCGTGCTCGACGCCGCGATCGACGCCCCGGACGAGATGGCCCCGACTGCGCCGCGCGTGATCTCGGTCCAAATCCCGGTCGACAAGATCGGCGAGCTGATCGGCCCGAAGGGCAAGACGATCAACGCCATCCAAGACGAGACCGGCGCCGACATCTCCATCGAGGAGGACGGCACCGTCTACATCGGCGCTGTCGACGGCCCCTCGGCCGAGGCGGCCCGCGCCCAGGTGAACGCGATCGCGAACCCCACCAACCCGGAGGTCGGCGAGCAGTTCCTCGGAACCGTCGTCAAGAACGCCGCGTTCGGTGCGTTCGTCTCGCTCCTGCCGGGCAAGGACGGCCTGCTGCACATCTCCGAGGTGCGCAAGCTGGCCGGCGGCAAGCGTGTGGAGAGCGTCGACGACGTCCTCAGCATCGGGCAGAAGATCCTGGTGGAGATCACCAAGATCGACGACCGTGGCAAGCTCTCGCTCGCCCCGGTGCTCGCCGACGAGGCCGAGACGCACGGCCGCGACGCCGCCAGCGAGGGTCCTGAGGCTCCCGCCGAAGGCTGA